GAATTCCTTGGGGTCGAACTCGGCGAATGCCGGGCCGGCTGCGCGCAACAGCTGTGCAACGGCTTCCACGTCGGCGCCTTGCATCGGCTCTTCACGCGCATCCGCACCCAGCGACTTGACCTTGCCGCGCACGTAGATCACCGCCTCGTACAACGAGTCGCCCAGCGCATCACCCGCATCGCCGCAGATCACGATCCGGCCGGCCTGCGCCATGAACGCCGAAAAGCTCCCAACCGATCCCCTCACGACGATGTCCGCCCCTTTGAGCGAGATGCCGCAACGCAAGCCCGCATCGCCTTCGATGACGAGCAGACCGCCGTGCGCGGATGCACCCGCCGCATTGGAGGCGAAGCCCTTCACGTGCACGCGCCCGCTCATCATGTTCTCGGCCACACCCGTACTGGCGCTACCCGAGATCGTCACTTTCGCTTCCTTGTTCATGCCGGCGGCGTAGTAGCCCGCGTGGCCGTCGATCTCCACCTCGATGGGCAAATCGAGTCCCACGGCGATGTTGTGCGCACCATCGGGATTGGAGATGAACACCTTGCGCGTGCCCGCTTGCGCGGCCTCGCGATGCAGGAAGCCATTCACGTCGGTCACCGAGGCGGACGCCAGGTCGAAGTTCACACTGTCCATACGTACATCTCCTCTGGGGCCGGTTCGAAAACACGCGCGTGCTTGATGTCGGGAAGGTGCGCGAGCGAGCGGAACTCCGAAGCAATGGCGACGAAGTCGTCCGTCTCGGCCACGACGGCCGGCTTGCACGCGAACGGATCGCGGATCAGCGCGAGCTTGTCCGGCGTGCCCATCAGGAACGTGTAGAAACCGTCGAGCTGCTCGAAGCCCTTTTGCAAGGCGGTTTCGAGATCGTCGCCCTCACGCAGCCGGTATTCGAGAAAACGGCATGCTGCTTCCGTGTCGTTGTCCGTGTCGAAGCGAATGCCATGCGGTTCGAGCATGCGCCGTACGCCGTTGGGGTTCGACAGCGAGCCGTTGTGCACGAGGCAAAAGTCTTCGCCAGCCGTGAACGGGTGTGCCCGATCGGGCGTCACGGCCGACTCCGTCGCCATACGCGTATGGCCGACCAGATGCGTGCCCGTCAGCGCGCTGAACGCGTAGCGGTCTGCGACCATGCCGGGCGTGCCCGTGTCCTTGTACAGGTCGATCATGCGGCCGGTCGACAGCACATGCAGCCGGGGATGTGTTTCGCGGATCCAGTGCTTGACCGTCTCGGGATCGATGGCGACGCTCAGGATCGCGTGATTGTCCTTCGCATGCACCGACGCCTTCGCGCCGAGATGCTCGTTCAACTCATGCGCGAGCCCCTGCCAGTTGAAGTCGGCGCCCTCATCGGTGAGGCCCGAGTAGAGGCTGATCTTGCGCACGCCATCCGCAGTGGGCTCCGTGAACACGGCCAACCCTGCCGAATCGGGCCCCCGCTCCGTCATGCCCAGCAACATCGGCACCATCAATTCTCCGAGCCGGCCCCGCAGCTCGGGCTTTTTAACAAGTAATCCTACAATTCCGCACATCGTTTTCTCCTCGCGATCACATTCAAATCGACAAACTGTCCTGGTTTTTGGTCAGAAAAATTCGAGGTACGTCTTCTGTTCCCAGTCCGACACATGGCGCATGTACTCGATCCATTCCATGTTCTTCAGACGCAGGAATTCCCCGCCCGCCGGTCCCAGCGCTTCGAGCATCACTTCATCGCGCTCCAGTGCCTGCAGCGCGGCCGAGAGGTTCTGCGGCAGGATGCTGATGCCGTGCTCATTGAGTTCCTGCGGGGACATTTCGTAGAGATTGGCATTGCACGGCTTGCCTGGCTCCAGACGGTTCTCGACGCCATCGAGCCCGGCCGCGATCACGGCGGCCGTCGCGAGATATGCGTTGCAGGCGGCGTCGGGCAGGCGCAGTTCGATCCGGCCGCCCGGAATACGCACCATCGACGAACGATTGTTGTCGCCATAGCTCACGTAGGCGGGTGCCCATGTCGCGCCAGTCAAGGAACGGCCCACGACAAGACGCTTGTATGAATTGACCGTCGGGGCGCAGATCGCCGTGAGCGCCGCGGCATGCTTGAGAATGCCCGCCGTCCAGTGATACGCGAGCTTCGAAAGGCCAAGACCGTTCTCGTCGTGGTCGTCGGCGAAGAGGTTTTTCTTTCCGTCCGAAATCGACATATGCATATGCATGCCGTTGCCGGGCCGGTTCGCGAAGGGCTTCGGCATGAACGAACAGATCAGGCCGAGTTCGTTCGCGATCTCCGCGGCCGCCATCTTGAAGAAGACGTAGTGATCGCAGGACTTCAGGCAATCCGTGTACGTGTAGTTGATCTCGAACTGGCCGTTGGCGTCTTCGTGGTCGATCTGATAGACATCGATGCCTGCCTTGATGAGCGCATCCGTCAGGCGTTCGAGGAACTCGCGCGAGCGCGAGAGCCCCTTGTAGTCATAGCAGGGTTTGGGCAACGCGTCGGTGTGATCGCATGGCACGATCGCGCCGTCGGGGCCCTTGCGCAGCAGGGAGAACTCGGGCTCGAGGCCCGTGTTCAAAATCCAGCCCCGTTCTTCGAGACGCCGCACCTGCTTCTTGAGCGTCACGCGGCTTTCGAACGGCCAGGGTTCGCGCTTGACATGTCCATCGCACACGATGCGGGCGTAGCCCGGCTGCCATGGCACGAGTTGCAACGTGTCGATGTCGCCGACGGCCATGAAGTCAGGCCCCTGCGGATCGATACCGAGCCCCCACACTGCGAAGCCTGCGAAACCGGCGCCTGCCGTCAGAATGCTGTCCAGGTGAGCGGCGGGCACGGACTTCGTCTTCGCCACTCCGTGGATGTCGACAAACTGGGCGAGGATGTACTTTATCTCGTTTTCTGCTAGAAACTTGCGGGCGAATTCGGGGGTCATGTGAATGTCCTCAAACGTAATAAGTCCAGGGGTTTCGGAGAACGCTGGCCCGTGTTCGCGCCCGCGTCGACCACGTGCTCACTACCGGGGCGGCGACTGATCGATATCCGTAATCGCGGCGATCCCGACCGGGCCGCCGCCAAGCTCGGCAGCGATGCCCGAGAAGGTTTCCCACAGATACAGCCCGTACGTTCCGTCGGCCCAGATCCGGTAGTAAGGCTTGCCTGCCCGGGCGCCTGGCATGACGGTGACGGCGACTCCCGCCATCGAGGTCAGCACGACTGGCCGGGCCGCCAGATCGAGCGCGCGGAAGTTGACATTGCAGGTTTGCAGCAACAACTCGTGCACCGCTTCGCCGCACAGCACGAGCGCGACATCCTGATGCAGCACGGGATACACGTGCACGGGCGTGTCGAGATGCGACATCCGCACCGAGCTGCCTTGAATGACTCCGTCTTCGATCAGATACTCGGCGAGGCCCAGCCGCAACACCACGCCACCGGCGGCGAGCGGCGCCCAGCTATTGGGCTGCGCCGGCACGGGAATGCCCTGTGCCTGTAGCCAGGCGGCCACGCCATTGCCCTTGAAGCCGGTGCGGGCAAGGTACGAAACGTCGGCAATCCCGAGCGTCTGTGCCCGTGCGCTGTCTGCGTCATCGATCTGCTCGACGACGCGCATGTCGTCGCGCACGCTCCATCGCAGGCTCGCCGGCTTGCGTGCATCGCTGACCGGGCTCATTCGAAGTGGCGCGTTCATGCGGTCTCCTTTTTCGGCGAAGCGGTTTCGGTCGTGACGCTGTCCTTCTGACGTTCGTTCTCCGGGTCGTAGAACGGTGTGGAAACGACCGTTGCGGGAACCATCCGGCCATCCGTCAAACGGAAGCTGATGCGCGTGCCGGGCTCGGTCTGGTCCGGCCGCACGAACGCGAGACC
The nucleotide sequence above comes from Paraburkholderia youngii. Encoded proteins:
- a CDS encoding GltB/FmdC/FwdC-like GXGXG domain-containing protein, which produces MDSVNFDLASASVTDVNGFLHREAAQAGTRKVFISNPDGAHNIAVGLDLPIEVEIDGHAGYYAAGMNKEAKVTISGSASTGVAENMMSGRVHVKGFASNAAGASAHGGLLVIEGDAGLRCGISLKGADIVVRGSVGSFSAFMAQAGRIVICGDAGDALGDSLYEAVIYVRGKVKSLGADAREEPMQGADVEAVAQLLRAAGPAFAEFDPKEFRRVASARSLYHWNADANQEY
- a CDS encoding amidophosphoribosyltransferase, which codes for MCGIVGLLVKKPELRGRLGELMVPMLLGMTERGPDSAGLAVFTEPTADGVRKISLYSGLTDEGADFNWQGLAHELNEHLGAKASVHAKDNHAILSVAIDPETVKHWIRETHPRLHVLSTGRMIDLYKDTGTPGMVADRYAFSALTGTHLVGHTRMATESAVTPDRAHPFTAGEDFCLVHNGSLSNPNGVRRMLEPHGIRFDTDNDTEAACRFLEYRLREGDDLETALQKGFEQLDGFYTFLMGTPDKLALIRDPFACKPAVVAETDDFVAIASEFRSLAHLPDIKHARVFEPAPEEMYVWTV
- the glnT gene encoding type III glutamate--ammonia ligase; this encodes MTPEFARKFLAENEIKYILAQFVDIHGVAKTKSVPAAHLDSILTAGAGFAGFAVWGLGIDPQGPDFMAVGDIDTLQLVPWQPGYARIVCDGHVKREPWPFESRVTLKKQVRRLEERGWILNTGLEPEFSLLRKGPDGAIVPCDHTDALPKPCYDYKGLSRSREFLERLTDALIKAGIDVYQIDHEDANGQFEINYTYTDCLKSCDHYVFFKMAAAEIANELGLICSFMPKPFANRPGNGMHMHMSISDGKKNLFADDHDENGLGLSKLAYHWTAGILKHAAALTAICAPTVNSYKRLVVGRSLTGATWAPAYVSYGDNNRSSMVRIPGGRIELRLPDAACNAYLATAAVIAAGLDGVENRLEPGKPCNANLYEMSPQELNEHGISILPQNLSAALQALERDEVMLEALGPAGGEFLRLKNMEWIEYMRHVSDWEQKTYLEFF